The Pseudomonas sp. MM223 genome segment CTCAGTGGGCCCTATGACAACCGCCTGGCGCTGGACGAGGTGGTGCAGATGATGGCCGGCCTGGCCTACATGACTGGCCCGGTAGGCCGCCCGTTGCGTGCTGGCAGCTCGGTGAACGACATCATGGGCGGCATGTTCGGCGCCATTGGCGTGTTGGCGGCGCTCAACGAGCGCCACACCACAGGCAGCGGCCGCGAGGTGCAAAGTGCCCTGTACGAAAACTGCGTGCTGCTGGCCGCCCAGCACATGCAGCAGTACGTGGTCACCGGCGAGGCCGCCGCGCCGATGCCCAACCGCATCAGTGCCTGGGCCATCTATGACGTGTTCACCTTCGCCGGTGGCGAGCAGATGTTCGTTGCCGCCACGGGTGAAGGGCAGTGGCACGCGCTGTGTCAGGTACTGGGGCAAACAGCCTTGCTCGATGACCCGACGCTGGCCAGCAACAACGACCGCGTGTTGCAACGGCCACGGCTGCTGGCGCAGCTGGCCGAGGTGTTCGCGCCACTGGACGCTGGGCAACTGGCGCTGCAACTGGAGGCCAACGGCATCCCGTTTGCGCCGATCCGCCGACCGGAAGAATTGTTCGACGACCTGCATCTGCAGCAGAGCGGCGGTATGGCCGACCTGCAACTGGAAGACGGCAGCCACACACCGATGCCGTTGCTGCCTTTGTCGCTGGACGGCCAGCGCCTGCAACCACGCCGGTCGATCGCGCGGATTGGCGAGCACACCCGTCAGGTGATGCGTGAGTTGGGTTACAGCGATGAGCACATTGCCCAGCTGTGCGCGGCGGGTGTGCTGAAAACCGATGACGCGGCGTGAGGAGGACGTGAGATGGCAATCTACCAATACGACACCCTCGCGCCCAGCCTGCACCCGGAAAGTTTCGTCGCCGAAGACGCTACCGTGATCGGCGATGTCACCTTGGAACAAGGCGTCAGCGTATGGCCGCAGGCCGTACTGCGGGGCGACAACGAACCCATCCGTATCGGCCAGCACAGCAACGTGCAGGAAGGCGCAGTGTTGCATGCCGACCCCGGCTTTGCGTTGACCGTGGGGCAGGGTGTCACCATCGGCCACCAAGCCATGCTGCACGGCTGCACCATCGGTGATGGTGCGCTGATCGGTATCCAGGCGGTGGTGCTCAACGGCGCGGTCATCGGCAACAACTGCCTGGTCGGGGCTGGCGCCATCGTCACCGAAGGCAAGGTGTTCCCCGACAACTCATTGATCCTGGGTGCGCCTGCCAAGGTGGTGCGCGAACTGACGGCCGAAGCCATCGCCAGCATGCAGCGTAACGCCGTCGAGTACGTCGCAAAAGGCCAGAGCTTCAAGGAAAAACTGATCCGTATCCGCTGAAAACCTGCTGGCGACGACTATAAAGGCGTCGCTGCTCTCCAATAATTACAAGAATGGAGATCCACCATGGTTGCCATGACCGGCGAACTGGCGCGTGAGCGCAACGACAGCCACATCAATGAACTGCTGCTGTACCGCCGCGTGGCCTGGCGCATCATGCCGCTGGCCATCATCTGCTTCCTGTTCTCGTACTTTGACCGCATCAACATCAGTTTCGCCAAGGCGCAAATGCAGCAGGAACTGGGCCTCAGCGACGCCGCCTACGGCCTGGCCGCGAGCATGTTCTTCGTGGGTTACGTGTTGTTCGAAGTACCCAGCAGCCTGGGCCTGAAGCGTTATGGCGCACCGGCCTGGATCTGCCGGATCATGGTGTCGTGGGGCCTGGCGACGGCGGCGCTGGTGTTTGCCTATACCCAGTACACCCTGTATTTCCTGCGCTTTCTGATCGGGGTGATGGAGGCCGGTTTCGGCCCGGCGATCCTGTTCTACCTGGCATGCTGGTTTCCGCGCAAGCACCTGGCGAAGATGAATGGCCTATGGTTCCTGGCGGTACCACTGGCCGGTGCGGTGGGTGGCCCGGCAGCAGGCGTCTTGCTGGGGACCATGGATGGCGTGCTGGGCCTGGCCGGTTGGCACTGGTTGTTCCTGATGTCCGGCTTGCCTTGCGTGGTGCTGGGCCTGCTGGTGTTGTGGAAACTGGACCGCGACATCGAAGCGGCAAAATGGCTGAGCCGTGAGGAGAAGGACCTGCTGGCGGAAAACCTGGCCCAGGACAAGCGCGCCGCAAAACCGATCCTGGGCTCGATCTGGCGGGTGTTGCTGACCCGCGAAGTGGCGATCATGGCGTTCATCTACTACGTGATCAAAACCGCGTCCTATGGCCTTAACTTCTGGATGCCGCACCTGATCAAATCATCGGGTGTGCAGGACATGCTTTGGGTTGGTGTGCTGTCGGCGCTGCCTTACGCGGTGGCCTGCATCGGCATGGTGTTGCTGACCCGTCGCTCCGACCGTACCGGCGAGCGCAAGCGCTACCTGGTGTACTGCCTGCTTGCGGCTGCCGTCGGCTATCTGCTGGCGTGTCTGTATTCCGACTCGTCGTTGGCGATGATGGCCGCGCTGGTGCTGGCTACCGCAGGCACCTTCATCGCCATACCGATCTTCTGGACCATTCCACAGTCAACCTTCTCGGGCTTGGCAATTGCCACCGGTACTGCGGCCATCAACTCGGTCGGGCAGCTAAGCGGCATCGTCGCACCGGTAATGGTGGGCAAGATCAATGACCTCACCGGCAGCAACGCCATGGGCATGCTGTCCATCGCCCCACTGATCCTGCTTGCCTGCCTGGTGGTGATGCGTTACGTACGCAACCCGCGAAGCTGATTGGCGCTGAGTCTTCAAACAACAACAAGAACAAGGCACACCCATGATGATTATTTCCCGGCGAGCATCGCTGATGCTCGGGGCGCTTTGCTGCGCCTGTCAAAACGCACAGGCCAGCTTTATCGACGGTGCCAGCGGCAGCCTCGAACTGCGCAATTTCTATTTCGACCGCGACTTTCACGGTGACAGCGCCACGCAGTCACGGCGCGGTGAATGGGCCCAGGGCTTCATGTTGCGCTTGCAGTCTGGCTATACCGACGGCGTGCTCGGCTTTGGCCTGGACGCAGCCGGCATGCTGGGGCTCAAGCTGGATTCTTCTCCCGACCGCAGCGGCACCGGCCTGCTGCCACGTGGCAGCGACAAACGCGCCGCGGATGACTACGCCAAGGCCGTGGCCACCTTCAAGGCCAGGCTGGCGCAGAGCGAGTTGAAACTGGGTGGCCTGAGCCCGCAACTGCCATTGCTGGCGTCCAACAACAGCCGCTTGTTCCCTCAGTGGTTCAACGGAGTGCAACTGGTGAGCAAGGACCTGGACCGGTTCACGTTCACCCTGTTGCAGGTGGATGCCACCAAGTTGCGCGACTCTACCGACTATGAGGACCTGACGGCCATGGCGCAGCAAGGGGCCTATTCGGCGACGGTAACCAGTGACCGGCTGTACTACGGCGGTGTCGATTACCAGCCGCTGAGCAACTTGACCCTCAGCCTTCACACCAGCACGCTCGAAGACCTGTTCCGGCGTGATTTTGCCGGGTTCAAGTTCAAGAGCCGTCTCGGGCCCGGGGATGTGTTCACCGAGTGGCGCTGGTTCAACGCTCGCGAGCACGGCCGGGCATTACTGGGCGAAGTCGACAACCAGACGCTCAGTACCAACTTCGGGTACAGCCTTCAGGGCCACACGTTCAGCGGTGGCTATCAGAAGGTGCGTGGCGATACGGCATATGCCTACGTGGGTGGCACCGATACTTACCTGTTCAGCGAACAGCAGGTCAGCACCTTTGCCCTGGCCAACGAACGGGCGTGGATGCTGCGATATGACTACAACTTTGCTGCGCTGGGTGTCCCAGGGCTCACGTTCAATGTGCGCTATGTGAAGGGCGACCAGGTAGACCCACAGCGCATCGCCAGCGCCAAAGGCAGGGCGCTGGCGGCTGGTGACGGAGAAGGGCGGGAGTGGGAGCGGACCACGGATATTACCTACGTGGTGCAGTCGGGGGCGCTCAGGAATGTGTCGCTGCGTTGGCGCAATGCGAGCATGCGCTCGAATTTTGCCGATGCAGCGGATGAGAACCGGGTGATTTTGGGGTATACGGTCGAGTTCTGAACGCAGGTCCAGTCATTTCTTGGGGGCGGCGGGTTTTGTTCATCCTGATCCTGATCCTGTACCTGAAGTACAGAACCATGCCGCTGGCAGAACTGTCAGGTGCTGGTGCGCCCGACTTGTCAGATTTTGTCCATAAAACGGTCGGGGCTGGAGAAAAACGAGGCGATCAGCACGGCCGTGATCACTCCTGACGCATCGGCAAGAAACAACAGCAAGGCACTGGTGTCGCCAGGCGCCAGATGATTGCCCAGCGCAAAGCCCACGCCATGGGGGAACGCAGCAACCAACAGCAGCACGGCAGCCAACAGACCAGAAAGGAGCTTCATGTAGGCTTTGCCGAATGCCAGGCCAAAGGCCCAGAACACGAAGATGCAGCACACGGCCAGGCCCGTTGATGTTACATACTGAGCGAGTATTTCCAGCCACCACAGCATGGGATGCTCCTGAGCGAAGTGCGCGCTGAACGATGTGGGTGTGCAAAGCCGGCCCGTTAAGGGCGCTGGCAGTTGCTAATCAGAAGCCTGGCTAATCGAATTTGTTCCGCCCGTTCAAACAAACAAGCCCGCTTGCATGGTCGCAGTGAAGCAGCGGCAGTGTGGTTTTGTTGTCGCTGGCATGTTGTCATTGTGTAAACGTTGTGCGGAGTCTGCAGCAAGACCTTGGTTGATTAGTAACTTCTCGCAACACTCGGTAGAATGCAGCGTATCCTCAACGGCCAATTGCAAATGCCTACGTTTCGTATTTTTGTCGCCTCAGCAGTAGTCGCCAGCCTTGCCGGCTGTGCAACCCCCGGCAAACCCACTGCCAGCAAACTGACCAGCAAAACACCACAGCAGTATGCCGCCTGTGTGTTGCCCAAATGGCAAGCGGTGGCGCCCCAGGCCACGCAGAAGTCGATTGCCCACGGTTACCGGCTTACGGCCCCAAGTGCGGTTGCATCTGACGATGTGCTGGACGTGGTTGATGCCCGCGAGGGCAGCCGCGCGACCTTCTACAAAGGCAGCTTCTTGTCTGGCGACACGTTGCGCCAGGCTGCCAAGGAATGCCTGGACTGAATCAATAGCCCGACCCACTGGCCCCACCCATGCTGGGTAGGCGAGCTTTGTGCTGGGCATTGCTCCACTCGGCGCAGGTCATGAAGGTGGTCTTGTCCACCTTGCCGGCGCCGTCGAAGCTGACGCTGTAGGGTTGCCGTTCACCAGCCTTGGTCAGCATGTAGTCGAAGCAGGTACCAGGCACTACTGTCCGCTCGGACTCGGCATCCGGCCTGCCGCCGATTTGTACGACCTGGTCTTTGCTCATGCCGGTGGCGACTTTGGCCACCAGTGGCTGGTCGTGGTACAGCGCAGCGCTGGATGAGCAGGCAGAAAGCGCTGCGAAGGCCAGGATCAGCACGTGAAAGGGTTTGTTCATGGCAGTGCTCCTGCGTAAGCGGCGTTGCGCCGCGAAAGGGGCGCAACGCGCCCCCGGCAATAGGTGCCACACCATCAGTTCGCTCGGCCTTTCATCATACGCCTGTACTGCCTGACCCGCAGTAACGTACAGGCTTGCTCCAGCAACAAGGCCCGCAACGGCGACGCGTGCGCCTTGGGCCTGTTGCCTGCCGCCAACCGGCGCATCTGCAACTTCACCAGGGCCATGTACGCCAGCGCTGCGAACGCCTTGCGCTTCCAGCGAATCGGCTTCAGTTCAGCGGTGGCCGTTGGTTCACCGTTCTGCCAGCGCCGGGGCAAGGCGGGTTCGATGGCCAAGGCCGTGGCGATGCCCGCCATTGCCACACCGCTGGCCAGCACCTGCTCGACCACCGGCAGGCGGCGAATACCGCCAGTTACCATCACCGGCATGGTCGCGATGGTGGCGATCTCCCGGGCAAACTCCAGGAAGTAGGCCTCGCGGTTCAGGGTACGGCCATCGCGGGCATCACCTTGCATCGCCGGGGCCTCGTAACTGCCGCCCGAAAGCTCCACCAGGTCCACCGCCAACTCGTTCAGCCATAGCACCACCTGGCGTGCATCGGCCGGTTCGAAGCCGCCGCGCTGGAAGTCTGCCGAGTTCAGTTTCACCGCCACGCTGAAACCCGGTGTAACCACCCCGCGCACGGCCTTGACAACCTCCAGCAGCAGCCGCGCGCGGTTTTCCAGGCTGCCACCCCAACGGTCCTGCCGCTGGTTGCTTAGCGGCGACAGAAACTGGCTGAGCAAGTAGCCGTGGGCGGCGTGAATTTGCACGCCACTGAAGCCGGCCTGTTCGGCCAGCGCTGCAGTACTGGCGAAGCGCTGGACCAGTGCGACGATCTCGGCTTCATCCAGGGCTTTGGGCAGTGGGAACAGCGTGGACAAGCCGCCCATGTCCAGGGCAACGGCCGAAGGCGCCACGGTGGGTTGGCCAAGGTTCGCCTGCATCTGTCGCCCTGGGTGGTTGATCTGCATCCAGAACTGCGCGCCGTGGGCGCGGCCTGTGCGGGCCCAGTCGCGAAAACGTTGCAGTGGCTGGCTGGTATCGAGCATCACGCCGCCCGGGCCGGTCATGGCGCCCGGGTCGATCATCACGTTGCCGGTCAGCAACAACCCCGCACCGCCTTGCGCCCAGGCCTGGTAAAGGCGCAGCAAATGGTCGGACGGGGTCTGGTCCGGGTTAGCCAGGTTTTCTTCCATTGCTGCCTTGGCGATGCGGTTGGGAATGATGCTTCCATTAGGCAGGTGAAGGGGTTGGAACGGGGTCATGGCAATCTCCGAAAAGCGCTACCACGCATCGGTTCATGTCGGCGTGGGCTGGGCTCGGAAGAAGGTTAAGGTTAAAGTCAACTTTAAGGTCAATAGGCGCAATGAGGTCGAGATGAAAATTGGTGAGCTGGCGCGACGGACGGGGCTTAGTGCATCGCGTATCCGCTTTTATGAAGCCAGTGGGCTGATTGCCGCCCGACGCCTGGGCAACGGGTACAGGGATTACCCGGAGCAAATGGTGCGGGCGCTAGAGGTGATCACGTGCGGCCAGCAGGCGGGTTTCAGCCTTGAAGAAATGCGCAAACTTGGCGACGCATCCGGGGCAGAAGAGGGGGGCCATGGTGTGTTGCTGGCAAGCCTCAAGCGCAAGGTGGCGGAAATTGAAGCGATGCAGCAGCGCCTGGCCCAGAACCGCGCGCAGTTGCTGGCGGTTATTGCCGGTATCGAAGACAAGCCTCAGGGGATGGACTGCGAAGCCAATGCCCAGCGCCTTATTGCTGGCTGGCAAGATCAGGATGGCAAAACACAGCCTCGTTGAAGCGTCGCAGCCCACTGTCGCCTAGGTGGCGGTAATGGCTACTCCTGATCCTTGGTGAGGGGAACAACCCTTGTTCTGGGTGGTCTGCTGTGAAGGTCTTCAGCTGGACCGACCGGTATCGACCAAGCACCGTTCGGGAGCTGTTCAGCCCATCGAATTTCGCCTGTCAGGGACACGGCGGTCGACTTATGTTCAGCCAGGTAAAGTTAGGTAAAAGCGGCCACGGCATATACACGGATCAGTATTGTGGTTTGTACTGTCCAGTTAAAGATGCCATTGATGAACACACTTCCGTCGCAGCCAAGCGCTGAACGCGGGGCGTTCTCCAGTTTCGAGGCGTGTCGCAATACCCAGCAGGGCCCCGTGGTGATTCTAGCCTCCGGCGCGTCTGCCAAGCATTTCCCGCTGGGCGAGTTCGCCCATTTGCCCGTCATTGCCATGAATGGCTCGGTTGCAATGACTGCCGACCACGGCATCCAGCCTTTCTTTTATGTGTGCACCGACAAGAGCTTCCGCCAGCAACAGCCAGCCTTGTTTGCCACCGCGCTGCGGGACAGCGAACGCCTGGCACTGTGGCCCGAGCAATATGTTGGGGCCGATGTGCCGGCCAGCACCGAGCGGTACGCACTGCACAAGGCCGACACCCCCGGCCTGCTGGACGGTTTGCGTGGCCACGGAGACAACTGCGTGTGCAACCGTGCACTGTGGAGCAAGCGGACGCGCTCGATCGCCTTCAGCAAAGACTTGGCGTACGGTTTTTTCGACGCCCGCACGGTGGCCTATGTGGCCCTGCAACTGGCGTATCACCTGGGCTTTGAAGAAGTGTTGCTGGTAGGGGTAGACCTCGACCAGACCGTGGGGCGCTTCTACGAAAAAGGCCAGGGCCAGCGTTCGCCCTGCGGGCTCGATCAGCACTGGGACAGCCGCATCCTGCCGTCGCTGACGCTGATGGCCCGGGAGGTTGTGAACGAGCACTTCCACGTCTACAACCTGTCGGCGATCTCGCGCATTCCGGCCGAGCTTATCCCCAAGGTCAACCTCAACGAAGCGCGACGAATTGCCGGTTGTGCAATTACCTGAGCAAGAAAGCGGGTGCGTGCGGGGCTGTGGATGCGTACAGTATGCCAAACGCACACTGGCAGGAACCCGCTTATGTCCAGCGCATTTACCTTTATGCAATCGCCTGTCGGCACCTTGACCCTGGTGGCCCGTGGCGAGTGCCTGGCAGCCGTATTGTGGGAAGAGGAAAGGGAAAACCGCGTGCGCCTCGGTGCCTTGCACCGTGACGACCAGTGCCCGGTGCTACGGGACACTGCGCGGCAGCTTGGCGAGTACTTTGCCGGCGAACGCCAGCGCTTCGAGCTGGCGCTGGATTTTGCCGGTACCGAGTTCCAGCGCCAGGTGTGGGCGGCGCTGCTGGCGATACCCTTCGGTGAAACCCGCAGCTATGGCGACATCGCCCGGCAGATCGGCAACCCTTCGGCAGTGCGGGCTGTAGGCGCCGCCAACGGCCGCAACCCGATCTCCATCATCGCGCCGTGCCATCGCGTGATTGGTGCCTCGGGCAGCCTGACCGGCTTTGCCGGTGGCTTGGCGGCCAAGCAGTACCTGCTGGCGTTGGAAGGCCGGCAAAGCCTGGCACTGGACCTGTAGGCATCAGCTGAACCAGCTGGCGACCAGGCAAACCAGTACGGTCAGCGCCGAGCCGGCCATCAGGGTGTACTGCCGATGGGCGCGGCGTGCATGGGCCTTGACCTCACGCAGGTACTCACCGGGTGTCGGTGCATCGGGCCGATGGCGCAAACCCTCGGCCACATCGGCGAGCTGGCCCTGGATCAGCAAGCCGACCAGGTAGTAGGTGCAGGCGTAACTCAGCAAAGCCAGAAACAGATAGATCATGCTGGGTGTGGGTCCAAGGGCAGGGCTATTGCGCTGGCATTGCCAGTGTCCAGCATGATCAGCCCTTCACTGTGATCATCCAGGCTGGCCAGCAAGCGCCCCTGGCTGTCCCATGCTGCGGAACCGCCGGCACCGATGAAGGTGTCGGCTGGCCCCACACAGTTGGCCATCAACACCGGCATGCCCAGTTCACGAGCCACCTCTGGGTAGTGCGCGTAGCCCTCGCGGATGCCTTTGGCGGTTTTCGCCACGCTGACCAGATACAAGTCGGCGCCATGCTCGCGCGCGGCGGCCGCGTGCGCCATGAACATCGATTCGTAGCAAATCGCCGGTGCCACCCGATGCTGGCCTACCGTCAGCAGCAATGCCTGATCGCCTGGGGTGAAATAGGGCAACTCGTCATCGTGCAGGCGCCGTTTTGCATAGGCCTGGCGCGAAGCTCCGGGGCTGAAGATGGGCATGCCGATGCGAATACCGTCGGGGCTCGGCAATGGCAAGCCTACGGCCACGGTGATACCCAGGCGGTCACAGGTAGCCTGAAGTGGGTCCAGCCGTGCGGAGCTGACCGGCAAGGCGGCCTGGCGCGCAAGGCTTGGCTCATAGCCGGTCAGCGACAGCTCGGGGAACACCACCAGTTCGGCACCAAGGGCCGCGGCTTGCTCGATGCAAGCCAGATGACGCTGGAGATTACCTGGCAAATCGCCCTTGAGCGACGCCAGTTGCACGGCGCACAGTTTCATGAAAAACCCTTCCCTGGTACAGGTTGAAGGGCCGAGCATACTATCGGCACCAACGCCTGTACCAGTGAAGGGTTTTTCAGGTTGCCGGGTGCGTTGCGAAGCGTTGGCGGAACCAGTCGTCGAGCATGGCCTTCTCGGCATACAGGCGGTCGCTGCTGCTGGCCACCCGGCCGGGGCGGCTGAGGTACATCTTGTCGCTTACCCGTTCCTCGGCCTGCTTGGCGGGTTTACCCGGCTGGCTGAGGGTGTAGGTGAGGTCGATGGTTGGCCAGGTGATCTCGCGCATGAAGCGCACATCGTAGGCCTGGCTGTGCCAGGGCTCGAAGCGCCCCGCCAGGTCGATGTCGCGGATGTCGATAACCAGTTGCTGGCCTGGTTGCAGGTAACGCTGGCCGAGCTTCTGCAGGTACTGGGTGAGGGATTTCATCACATAGGCGTCGGCGCCACGCTCATAACCGTGGCTGTCCAGGCTGGCGTCGCGGAATTTTTCCGGGTGGTCGAAATGCACCTCGACCTGCGCGGCCGGGGCGCCTTGTGCCATGCTGTTCAGTGACAGCGCCATGAGCACGGCACACACGAGGGCGGTACGCATGATGCACCTCCAGGTACGTTGGGGGGTGCATCCATTTTACGCCCGCCATGGCAGCGCCTGCAGAGGAAGATTGTAATGGGACGGTTTCGGCGGTTGCTCGCCAATATCCGGGGACGTGACTTGGCGGTGGGCGATATCCACGGTCACTTCCAGCGCCTGGAGCAGTGCCTGGACGCGGTGGGTTTCGACCCGGCCGTAGACCGCCTGTTCAGTGTGGGTGACCTGGTCGACAGGGGGCCGCACAGCGAGGCTGTACTGGAGTGGCTCGCGCGGCCTTGGTTCCATGCGGTGCAAGGTAACCACGAGGCGCTGGCAATTACCCGCGTGCGAGGGGGGCGGCTTGACCTGGACATGTACCGCGCAGCGGGTGGAAGCTGGTTTCTGGACCTGCCGCGGACCGCGCAATTGCGCTTCGTGGAACGCTTCGAGCAATTGCCGATCGCGATTGAAGTGGAAAGCGCGGACGGTTTGGTCGGCCTGCTACACGCCGACAGCCCGTTTGCGGATTGGGCAGCATTACGCAATTGGCTGGAACTGGAACTGGACGACGATCCTAAAGTGCGGGAGGTGTGCCAATGGTCGCGCCGGCGGCTGAAGGTAGGCGATACCCAGCCGGTGCAGGGCTTGCGTGCCTTGTTGGTCGGCCACACGCCGGTGCTGGAGGCAAAGCTGCTGGGCAATGTCTGGCACCTGGATACGGGGGGCTGGGCTAGCGGCCATTTCACCCTGATGGACATGCGCACCTTGCAACTGCTCAACCCTGGGCCAGGTGCAGCAGCAACGCCGCAGCCAATATTATCAGCATGATCCCTGAAGCCCGTTCCAGCCACGGCAGGCTGCGGGCAAAGCGCCGTAGTACCCGCTGATTGCCGATGGCCACGGCCACCAGCAGGTCCCAGAGCAGGACGATGCTGAACATCCAAAGGGCGTAGGCTGTTTTCCAGCCGGCGCTGGCGCTGACGACCATGCTGGCCAGGCTGGCATAGAACAGTGCGTTCTTGGGGTTGAGAATGCCGGACAAGAAGCCCATGCCCAGGTTATGCCACCAGCCTCGAACCCGCTGGTTGTCAGCGACTGAGTGCAGGCTGGCTTGCCCGGCATGACGCAGGAACAGCACCCCGATGTACAAGAGGTAGCTGGCGCCGGCCAGTTGCAGGCTGGTGAACAGCAGGCTGCCTTCCTGCAGCACCGACAGGCCGGTGAAGGCCATGGCGATGAACGTGCCATTGGCCAGGGCGATGCCGAGGCAGGCACCGCTGGCGATGTACCAACCGCTGTTGATCGAGCTGCGTGCGACCAGGAAGAAGTCCGGGCCAGGTGAGAGCAGGGCGAGGAAGTGAGCGAGGGCGATGATCAGGAACTGCTGCATGGGCGGGGCGGCTCTACGGGAAAACCGCAGTCTGCTGCCGGGCTTGTCGGGCGTATTGAAGAATATTGCGTGGTAGTGCCTTGGGGCTGCTGCGCAGCCCTATCGCGACACAAGGCCGCTCCCACAAAGGTCCTGCATATGCCGTTCAATGTGGGAGCGGCCTTGCGTCGCGATAGGGGCGCAAAACGCCCCCAGGATCTCAAGGGCTGCGCAAATCGCGATACTGCCCCGGTGTCACCCCCACATGGGCCTTGAACACCCGCTGGAAATGGCTCTGGTCGGCAAACCCGAGCCGGTAGGCCACCTCCGCCAGTGCCAGCCCTTCACCCAACAACTGCCGCCCGCGATTGACCCGGGCATTGAGCAGGTAGGCATGCGGGGTAAACCCTGTGGCGGCGCGGAACGCACGGATCAACTGATAGCGCCCAAGGCCGGCTTTTCGGGCCAATACCTCCAGGTTCAGTTGCGCGGGGTCCTGGCCTTCGAGGTGCGCGATCAACCCGCTCAACGCAGTCGCCCCCAAGGCGGGGGCGGCTGCCAGAGTGGCCTGGGCGGAAACGTCCAGGTCACCCACAAAGGCAATCAGCGCCGCATCCTTCTCACTGTTGCTGGCACCAGAGAACAGCAACCTGTTCAGCTCGCAGAACTGCCCATACACCGCCGGCTCCCGGCAAATACGCGCCGGCTCGCCGGCCCCGGCCCCGCCCAGCCCCGACTCCAGGCGCAACTGCGTCAGCCAGTCGGCATCCAGATGCAGCATCTGGTAACTCCAGGCGTGCCCAGGTTCGGGGTTGCAGGCATGTACGCGGTGGGCAGGCACAAGCACCAGCGTACCTGGCGCCAGGCGTTCCTGCCCATTCGCGGCGCCGCTGAAATGGCTGTGGCCGGCGTCCACTGCGCCAATGGAAAAGGTCGGGTGACTGTGGGCCTTGTAACAGGCTCGGCTATGACAGGCACGACGGCTTTCCACATGCGGGAGTGCAGGGTTGCGCCACAGCGCGGCGTGGGAGCGGGGCATCACAAGGTCCTCGATTTCGCCGGCAGCGTAACAGGTGCCGCGTACCCATACAGTTTTTATCGTTGGCTGTAGCTTGACCGCAAGCACCGACACACGCCGAAATAGACGCCTGTTGCCAAAGGAAAACAACAATGGACCTTTCAAGCCTGCTGCTTTTCATCCCCGCCTGCTTTGCCCTGAACATGGCGCCGGGGCCGAACAACCTGCTGTCGCTGCACAACGCCAGCCGCTACGGCCTGCGCACAGCCTGCGTGGCCGGCG includes the following:
- the rhtC_2 gene encoding Threonine efflux protein (*Name rhtC_2); this encodes MQQFLIIALAHFLALLSPGPDFFLVARSSINSGWYIASGACLGIALANGTFIAMAFTGLSVLQEGSLLFTSLQLAGASYLLYIGVLFLRHAGQASLHSVADNQRVRGWWHNLGMGFLSGILNPKNALFYASLASMVVSASAGWKTAYALWMFSIVLLWDLLVAVAIGNQRVLRRFARSLPWLERASGIMLIILAAALLLHLAQG
- the pphB gene encoding Serine/threonine-protein phosphatase 2 (*Name pphB) — its product is MGRFRRLLANIRGRDLAVGDIHGHFQRLEQCLDAVGFDPAVDRLFSVGDLVDRGPHSEAVLEWLARPWFHAVQGNHEALAITRVRGGRLDLDMYRAAGGSWFLDLPRTAQLRFVERFEQLPIAIEVESADGLVGLLHADSPFADWAALRNWLELELDDDPKVREVCQWSRRRLKVGDTQPVQGLRALLVGHTPVLEAKLLGNVWHLDTGGWASGHFTLMDMRTLQLLNPGPGAAATPQPILSA
- the ramA_2 gene encoding (R)-stereoselective amidase (*Name ramA_2), yielding MKLCAVQLASLKGDLPGNLQRHLACIEQAAALGAELVVFPELSLTGYEPSLARQAALPVSSARLDPLQATCDRLGITVAVGLPLPSPDGIRIGMPIFSPGASRQAYAKRRLHDDELPYFTPGDQALLLTVGQHRVAPAICYESMFMAHAAAAREHGADLYLVSVAKTAKGIREGYAHYPEVARELGMPVLMANCVGPADTFIGAGGSAAWDSQGRLLASLDDHSEGLIMLDTGNASAIALPLDPHPA
- the rhaR_4 gene encoding HTH-type transcriptional activator RhaR (*Name rhaR_4), with product MPRSHAALWRNPALPHVESRRACHSRACYKAHSHPTFSIGAVDAGHSHFSGAANGQERLAPGTLVLVPAHRVHACNPEPGHAWSYQMLHLDADWLTQLRLESGLGGAGAGEPARICREPAVYGQFCELNRLLFSGASNSEKDAALIAFVGDLDVSAQATLAAAPALGATALSGLIAHLEGQDPAQLNLEVLARKAGLGRYQLIRAFRAATGFTPHAYLLNARVNRGRQLLGEGLALAEVAYRLGFADQSHFQRVFKAHVGVTPGQYRDLRSP